From a single Fusarium fujikuroi IMI 58289 draft genome, chromosome FFUJ_chr03 genomic region:
- a CDS encoding related to cyclin B3, producing the protein MDARPFRPRGAENAPHLQQPNKSSGNMVMANTNTAAGFRGPAKRAAFGDMTNVSKQAVYTRDEGKSIKVYASNGVNNNNGGAPLNKENAVYSKDSFSRPAQRLPNISSTRTVLENKSSDANKKTSRNNVQETYVRKDTHNASKAPAPSTQNAPALQPRHYKSQPQLKSQQQQASLRRTQSKQLEKIVPKADVELDSKSSNPAVMSLQEADYPYDQGAYLDSMYLPIETGVDLDMLQKEEYPESHIKLPEISEEEPIVPISYDPSLPAMSEPEECWEEADDEDFDDQDQAYTTAHSVRSRDMTAGGATEIVPLPRVTARVQRELEDAREEVERTRTQDEVEEELWDVSMVAEYGDEIFEYMRELEIRMLPNAHYMDNQTEIQWSMRSVLMDWLVQVHNRFGLLPETLFLTVNYIDRFLSQKIVSIGKLQLVGATAILVASKYEEINCPSLGEIVYMVDNGYTADEVLKAERFMLSMLSFELGWPGPMSFLRRVSKADDYDLETRTLAKYFLELTIMDERFVASPPSFLAAGAHCLSRLILKKGDWTKQHVFYSGYTWSQLKNLVTMMIECCDRPDQHHAAIFEKYTDRRYKGASLLVQEALDTGFTLPHQLSPVRRELQGYREGSTELSLAQPQLIPIEG; encoded by the exons CCTTTTCGACCTCGCGGCGCCGAAAACGCaccccatcttcaacaaccaaaCAAGTCTTCAGGAAATATGGTAATGGCAAACACAAACACAGCAGCCGGTTTCCGTGGCCCAGCGAAGCGAGCCGCCTTCGGTGATATGACCAATGTTAGCAAGCAGGCTGTATACACTCGTGATGAAGGTAAATCGATCAAGGTTTATGCATCGAATGGCgtgaacaacaacaacggcGGCGCGCCGCTAAACAAGGAGAACGCTGTCTATAGCAAAGATTCTTTCTCTCGCCCCGCCCAAAGGCTACCCAACATCTCGTCGACACGAACCGTCCTAGAAAATAAGTCTTCTGACGCGAACAAGAAGACATCGCGTAACAACGTTCAAGAAACGTACGTCAGGAAGGATACCCACAATGCCTCCAAGGCTCCTGCTCCGTCAACTCAGAATGCCCCTGCTCTTCAGCCTCGCCACTATAAGAGCCAACCTCAGCTCAaatctcagcaacagcaagctaGTCTGCGTCGCACCCAAAGCAAGCAGCTGGAAAAGATAGTGCCAAAAGCggatgttgagcttgactCTAAATCCTCTAACCCTGCTGTAATGTCGCTGCAAGAGGCTGATTATCCCTACGACCAAGGCGCCTACCTTGATTCTATGTATCTCCCCATCGAGACCGGTGTCGACCTGGATATGCTTCAGAAGGAGGAATATCCCGAGTCACACATCAAGCTGCCTGAGATATCTGAGGAAGAACCCATTGTCCCCATCTCTTATGACCCCTCTCTCCCTGCCATGTCAGAGCCTGAAGAGTGCTGGGAGGAggccgatgacgaggactttgatgaccaagaccaagcatACACAACAGCCCACTCAGTTCGCTCACGGGATATGACCGCTGGAGGTGCTACGGAAATTGTTCCACTGCCTCGTGTGACAGCTCGCGTTCAACGCGAACTCGAGGATGCACGTGAAGAGGTGGAGCGTACTCGTACACAAGACGAGGTCGAAGAAGAGCTTTGGGATGTCAGCATGGTTGCCGAGTATGGTGACGAGATTTTTGAGTATATGCGCGAGCTTGAG ATCAGAATGCTTCCTAATGCGCACTACATGGATAACCAAACCGAGATTCAGTGGTCAATGCGATCAGTCCTAATGGACTGGCTGGTACAGGTTCACAACCGATTTGGTCTCTTGCCTGAGACGCTTTTCCTGACAGTCAACTACATCGACCGTTTCCTTTCCCAAAAGATCGTCTCAATTGGCAAGCTTCAACTTGTCGGTGCCACCGCAATCTTGGTAGCCTCCAAGTACGAAGAGATTAACTGTCCTTCCTTGGGTGAGATCGTCTACATGGTTGACAATGGTTACACTGCCGACGAGGTTCTGAAGGCCGAGCGTTTCATGCTTAGTATGCTGAGCTTCGAGCTGGGTTGGCCAGGGcccatgagcttcttgcgACGTGTTAGCAAAGCTGATGACTATGATCTTGAGACTCGAACTCTGGCCAAGTACTTCCTGGAATTGACCATCATGGACGAGCGTTTCGTGGCGTCACCCCCTAGCTTCCTGGCTGCGGGTGCACATTGTCTTTCTCGACTCATTCTCAAGAAGGGTGACTGG ACTAAGCAGCATGTCTTCTACTCGGGCTATACCTGGAGTcagttgaagaacttggtgacgatgatgatcgAATGCTGTGATCGTCCGGACCAGCACCACGCCGCCATCTTTGAAAAGTATACGGACCGCCGGTATAAGGGAGCGTCTTTGTTGGTGCAAGAAGCTCTCGATACTGGCTTCACTCTTCCTCACCAGCTATCTCCCGTTCGCCGAGAGCTTCAAGGGTATCGCGAAGGCAGTACTGAGTTGTCCCTCGCGCAGCCCCAACTCATTCCCATTGAGGGATAA